In Solanum stenotomum isolate F172 chromosome 6, ASM1918654v1, whole genome shotgun sequence, one DNA window encodes the following:
- the LOC125867885 gene encoding acetyl-CoA acetyltransferase, cytosolic 1, with protein MAPATAESIKPRDVCVVGVARTPMGGFLGSLSSVSATKLGSIAIAGAIKRANVDPSLVEEVFFGNVLSANLGQAPARQAALGAGLPNTVICTTVNKVCASGMKATMLAAQSIQLGINDVVVAGGMENMSNVPKYFAEARKGSRLGHDSLVDGMLKDGLTDVYNDCGMGVCAEICAENHKITREDQDNFAVQSFERGIAAQEAGAFTWEIVPVEVPGGRGKPSTIVDKDEGPGKFDGAKLRKLRPSFKEKDGTVTAGNASSISDGAAALVLVSGEKAVKLGLDVIAKISGYADAAQEPELFTISPAKAIPKAIKSAGLEASQIDYYEINEAFAVVALANQKLLGLNPEKINVHGGAVSLGHPLGCSGARILVTLLGVLRQKNGKYGAAGVCNGGGGASALVVELM; from the exons ATGGCTCCAGCAACTGCAGAATCAATCAAGCCTAGAG ATGTTTGTGTTGTTGGTGTTGCCCGTACCCCGATGGGTGGCTTCCTTGGTTCTCTTTCATCAGTTTCAGCGACTAAACTTGGATCAATTGCAATTGCTG GTGCTATCAAGAGAGCAAATGTTGACCCGTCACTTGTCGAAGAAGTTTTCTTTGGCAATGTCCTCAGTGCAAACTTGGGGCAGGCTCCAGCTAGACAAGCAGCATTGGGTGCAGGACTACCCAATACAGTGATTTGTACTACCGTCAACAAAGTTTGTGCATCTGGAATGAAAG CAACTATGCTTGCAGCACAAAGTATACAGTTGGGCATCAATGATGTTGTTGTGGCTGGTGGAATGGAAAACATGTCTAATGTCCCCAAGTATTTTGCAGAAGCAAg GAAGGGATCTCGTCTAGGTCATGATAGTCTTGTTGATGGAATGCTTAAAGATGGTTTGACGGATGTCTACAATGATTGTGGTATGGGAGTTTGTGCTGAAATATGTGCTGAGAAtcacaaaatcacaagagaGGATCAG GATAACTTTGCAGTTCAAAGTTTTGAACGTGGCATTGCTGCACAGGAAGCTGGTGCTTTCACATGGGAGATTGTGCCG GTTGAAGTCCCCGGTGGAAGAGGAAAACCATCCACCATTGTTGATAAGGATGAAGGTCCCGGAAAG TTTGATGGCGCAAAATTGAGGAAACTCCGACCAAGCTTCAAGGAAAAAGATGGTACTGTGACTGCTGGTAACGCTTCTAGCATAAG TGATGGTGCTGCCGCACTGGTCTTAGTAAGTGGAGAGAAAGCTGTAAAACTTGGACTAGACGTGATTGCTAAGATCTCAGGATATGCAGATGCTGCACAG GAACCTGAACTATTTACAATTTCACCTGCTAAAGCAATTCCAAAAGCCATCAAAAGTGCTGGTTTAGAGGCTTCTCAAATTGATTACTACGAAATTAACGAAGCTTTTGCg GTAGTAGCTCTTGCAAATCAAAAGCTGCTTGGTCTTAATCCA GAAAAAATTAATGTACATGGTGGAGCTGTTTCTTTGGGGCATCCTCTTGGATGTAGTGGAGCTCGTATATTGGTTACTCTACTTGGG GTATTGAGACAGAAAAATGGCAAATACGGAGCTGCTGGTGTTTGCAATGGAGGAGGCGGTGCCTCGGCCCTTGTTGTAGAACTTATGTAA